The Hordeum vulgare subsp. vulgare chromosome 4H, MorexV3_pseudomolecules_assembly, whole genome shotgun sequence genomic interval acattatcgtacatgtccttgatgagggtaatgtactttgccgagactttgtgtttctccaaggcccaccacataacaTTCCGCGGTATCTTGTCgtaggccttctccaagtcaatgaacaccatatgcaggtccttcttttgctccctatatctctccataagttgtcgtaccaagaaaatggcttccatggtcgacctTCCAAGCATGAAACAGaactgatttttggtcacgcttgtcattcttcttaagcggtgctcaatgtctctctcccatagcttcattgtatggctcataagtttaattccacggtaattagtacaactctgaacatcccccttgttcttgaagattggtactaatatactccgtctccattcttctgacatcttgtttgcccgaaaaatgaggttgaaaagtttggttagccatactatcgctatgtacccgaggcctctccacacctcaatggggatacaatcagggcccatcgccttgcctcctttcatcctCTTTAAAGCCTCCTTGACCTCCGACTCCTGGATTCGCCACACAAAACGCCTgctagtatcatcaaaggagtcgtccagATCAATGATAAAGCTCTCACTCTCCCCATTGAACaacttgtcaaagtactcccgccatctatgcTTAATCTCCTTGTTCTTCACCAAGAGTTGGTctgctccgtccttgatgcacttgatttggtcaacatccctcgtcttcctctctcaGATCTTCGCCATCTTgtagatgtccctttcgccttccttcgtGTCTAACCATTGGTAGAGGTACTCATACGCCCGACCCCTTGCTTCACTCACAGCTCGCTTTGCGGCCTTCTTTGCCATATTGTACTTCTATATGTTGTCTGTACTCCTATCCAGATATAGGCGTCtgaaacaatctttcttctccttaattGCTTTTTGCACATCAGCGTTCCACCATCAGGTATCTTTAGCTTCTCTTCTACCTCCCCTGGACACCCCAAACTCCTCCGAGGCCACCTTATGAAtgcaagtcgccatcttcatccacGTGTTGTCTACATCACCTCCTTCCTCCTAAGGGCCCTCCTTAACGACCCTCTCCCTGAATGCCTAAGCtacctcccccttgagcttccaccacttcgttctagcgactttgcCACGCTTGTCCCGCTGGACACAAATCCgaaagcggaagtcagcaaccacaagcttatgttgagggacaacactctctccaggtatcaCCTTACAGTCTAGGCATGCACGCCTGTCTTCTCTTCTCGAGAGGatgaaatcaatctggctagagtgttgcccactactatatgttactagatgtgattctctcttcttaaagagggtgttagctacgatcatgtcgtaggctagcgcaaagcttaaaacatcttctccttcttgattcatGATGCCATAGCCAAATTCCCCATGCACCCTTTAAAACCTGTGTTAGATGTGCCCAcgtggccattgaggtctccCCCTATGAAGAACCTCTCGCCAATCGATACACTTCTAGCCATGTCCTCCAGGCCTTTCCATAACTCCCTCTTGGTGTTttcattgtggcctacttgcggtGCATACGCGTTACGCGCTGATAACGTTGAaaactaagtccccaactaccatCTTGACCAGGATAATCTGGTCCCCACGTCTCTTGACGTCTACCACtccatacttgaggctcttgctgATCAAGATGTCTACTCCATTTCTATTTGCAACCGCCCCCGTGTACCACAGCTTGAAGCCGGtaccctccacctccttcgccttctgtcccctccatttggtctcttggacgcAAAGTATATCAACGCCTCTCATCACCGTTGTATCAACTACCTCCCGAAGCTTACTTGTCAGAGACCGTACGTTCCAACTACCTGAGCGAatcctcctaggctcggctaGCTTCCTTACCCTTCGCACTCGTCAagtcaaatgcgaagacccttgctcattttcCACTACACCCAGACGCTGATGTAGCGCGCCACTAAGGATGCGACGACCTGATCCTCGCTCACTTGCCACCGTATCCAGATCACAATACAGTGCACCACCTGGGGGTGACGGCCCGACCCTTGCCCAGTTTCCACCATACCCGTGTTCCGATGTGGCGTGTCGCTAAGAGGGATACACCCCAACgaaaatcttttgggtttcatctccataagagttGCTGAGTTTTCACGCTGGCTCGCCAagcctatcacaaccctcctcctttacccgGGCTTGGGACCGGCTATGTTGAGACATTCAAGGAGAGGGTcgttaaggagggcccttgggaggaaggaggtgatgatgtggcatgtgtttatgttgatgatgtggagttgatgatgtggcatgtgtTTATGTTGAGATAAATATGATCTGAGGATTAACTACTATTCTGAAAACCGGATGAGCCTATATTGCGAGTAACTTTTAGTTTTATTTGCAAGAAGTATCAATGTGGTGTTTGTATCCGCTTGAGGTTTCATTTCGAGTTAATAATATCAATTGATTATCGGGTAACATATATCAATGCGGCATTTTCATTTTAGGCTTCATTGATTTTTTTAGGATATATTGATGCAGTGTTTTCGTTTTACCTTCTAGTGATGGGAAACGTTTCTACCCGACGCGCCGGCTTAACCGTTGTTCCGGACGACACGCGGGCCGAGGGATCCATTGTCACCCTCTCGACAGCAATAACGTGCATCTCTCCCCTTCATCCTCCACGCGCAGGCTCCCCCGCCGCACGCCATGGCGTCTTCGTAGCTCCGACCACCCCGCGCACAATGGCGGCATCGCAGGTCCTCCGCCCAACTCGCACCACCGTTCACCTCCGCAACCCTCTTGCCCTCCCATAGATCTCCCTCTCCCATGTCTTTTTCTCTGATTACCAACGCTCGGGGAGGCCCGATCCCTAATTCTAGACGCCCATCCCTCATCGAAGATGAACACGACAACACGCGGCAGCCAGCCCACGTCATGTCGGAAATGCTCGAACCGGCGCCCCTATGCTACAACCATGGCGACTAGGGGAGCTGCAATGGCAACATCACGACACCTGCAAACGATGGTGCTAGTGCTACAAATATGGACGTAAAAAAGGTACATCTAGTAGATAAAAAAGCTTCAACTAGATTCTGGAACACACGAAAAGTTACACCGTTCTAACAAAAGCTTCATCACGCAgatgaaaaagcttcaaccaaatATAGAAAAATCTTCAGCCACCGACTACAAAAGCTTCAACCAGTTTTTGgagcacatgaaatgttgcaactgtttaaaaaaaatcatccgAGAGATGAAAAAGCTTCTACCAGAGTTTTTGAGAAAGCTTCAACCAGTTTTTGAAACACATGAAATGTTGCATCCGTTTAAAAAAAAGCTTCAGCCGGCACATGAAAAAGCTTTAACCAGAGTTTTTGAGAAAGTTTCAACCAAAATGTTCTTTGCAACCAATGGCGTCATTTTTTGTTAGAACCGATGGTGTCATTTGCTACAACCGTGACTCAATTTTGTTGCGACCGTGCACGCCGAGCTACAACCGGCGACGACGACAGCGAGGCGTTTTTGCTGcaactttatttatttattgctaCCACCAGCAACTTGTTTTGCTACatctgttctttttcttccacGACGAAGTACCCACGGGACGCTTCAGTCGGGATGAGATGTTTGTGGTTGGTTTCTGTGAGCCCTGTCGACATCGACGGACGCGGGGACGAGGGCGGCTATGAGCGGCGACGAGCACGACAGAGACGACGCAATGCTTCGAGCGGCAGGgccggggagagggagggggcaggCGACGACAGAAGGCGGGGACGGCGGACGCGATGCGGGAAAGAAGAGAGGATAGGGGTGAGCCATTTTTTTGGCGAGGATCCAACAGCCACGCGATTGAGATCCAACGACTCTGGTGCGACCGGCCCAAATTTGGGCCATCGCACGAGCGCCTAGCCAGGATTGGGTATTTCATTTCATTTGCAAGCGATATTGATGGGGTGTTTTCATTTTACCCTTTACGCCCTCGTTGGATTGTTGTTTTTTAGAGCTTTACACCTGTAAAAGATATGGACCTCACTTCATCGTTTTCTTTCTTATTTAAAAATCACACACGGCCGGTGAAATACGCATGTAAAATAGATACAGGTGTAAAAGAATACACCGAATCCAAGCAGAGCCTTAGTGATTGGGtatttttttatttcatttgCAAAAGATATTGTTTTAGGGGTATTTGTAAAAGATATTGATGGAGCATTTTGCAAGAGATATTAATGGGgtgtcatcatccagatggacccTCCTGGTCCTAATCCTAATCCATTCCCCTGCTTTTGTCCTCTCCCCACCAAAAAAAACAGAGCAGCCGATTAACCGACGCACTCCACcgccctcctctcctctcctctcctcgccGGAGCGAAACCAACGGAAGAAAAATCCCCAATTCCCCGACACCCAACGGCAATGTCCCTCCGCAAGCGCCAGCGCTCGGCGAGCAGCTCCcgcctctcctccctctcctcgccGGCGTCGCCTCCCCgccccgtctcctcctcctcctcctccccgccgctCTCGTTCCCCAACgccgacctcctcctccgcctccaccTCGACCCCTCCGCcgacgacgccgacgccgacgccgacgtcAAGCCGCCGGCCCCCGCCGCCTCCCTCGACCTCCACGTCTCCTCGGCGTCCCTCCTCCGCTCCCGCTACTTCGCGGCGCTCCTCTCCGATCGCTGGTGCCCCGACCCGTCCTCCtcccccgccggccgcctctcCCTCGCCGTCCCCGCCCCGCCCTCCTGCCCCCGCCCGTTCCACGCCCACGTCGAGGTCGTCCGCCTCCTCCACACGCTCGACTTCGCCGGCACCATCCGCTCCCCCGCCGATGCCCTCGACATCCTCCCCGTCGCGCTGCAGCTCCTCTTCGACGCCTGCGTCGAGGCCTGCATCCGCTTCCTCGAGGCCGTGCCCTGgtccgacgacgaggaggcccGCGTGCTCGACCTCGCGCCGCTCCTCCCCGCCGACGAGGCCGCCGAGCTCCTCGCCAGGGTCTCCCTCCCTCCCGCCGCTGCGCCGGGCGATGCGGCCACCAGGTCGCCCTCGGAGGCCATGCTGCACGGCCTCATCCATTCGGCGATCCACGGCCACCCCGTCCCTGCCGCCACCAAGGCGTTCGTCGCGATGCTCCTCAAGGACTACCCCTCCCGCGACTGCGTACACAAGGTGCTCGACGAGGCGTTCCTGTCCCGGCTCGACACCGTCAAGGAGCTCCTGGGCAAGTACGCCAGCCCGGACTTCAGGATCGCCGTCGACAGCGACGAGCGAGAGGCGATACAGAAGTTGAACCTACACTCGGCGGTCCTAAATGTGAAGCATCTGCTCTGGCTCATtgagaggatggtggatatgagggTGGCCGATAATGCGGTGAAGCTTTGGAGTGAgcaggttgcgcttgctgctgacTTGCAGAAGTTGCTCAATGATGCCGACATGTGGAGAAACATGGCTCCTGGGCTCCCGATGCTTGTGACCCGATGCACGCTCAGGCTCGCCCATTCTGTTATGATTGGGGAGACACTGGTTCCTCGCCAGGTTAGTCTGCATGATCACATTGTTCATATTGTCTGAGCATATCTCCATGTCAGTCTACGACGTCTTGAAATATGCTATGATGATAAGTGTCACAACTCACATGATAACAAGTGCCTAACTTCCAATATGACTGGCTTCTTTTGCAAATCAGTAACTGAGTTGTCCATATGCGACATCAGGTATGCTGGTACTGTCATGCCAGTTGATTTGCTACAATGTTCAGGGTAGATGTTACTGTATCTAAGTATGTTTTTGTGTGATTGCGTATGTGCAGTAGCTTATCTGTGGAAATGATCCCATGCTATATTGAATGCTTGACTCTGCCTCAGCTTCTGCTACGATTTATGGATGCAATGCTTTCACAGATAGAAGTTAGTGAATTAATGATATTGACATTTTGTTAAATCTTAGCACAATATATCAGTATACACACTTGCACCATGACTTGCATCTGGATATGACATAAGGCCGTAGGTTCCAGTTCCCGTAATCATGGTGGTTTTCTGGTTGATTCTGATGTAATTTTAGGTCACATTTTCCATAGGATTGACCATCTGTATCTATGTTGAAGACCCGTCTAGAACATGATAGAATAGAACATGAAGAACGTTTTGAAGTATTAATGAGCTAATGCTTGCACTAATAGTTACATTCACTTCTCGCACTAGTAGATTGCATTAACAAGTTCTTATAGCAACGGAGACCCTACGAGGACCTGGAAGCTTGCATGTGTTCTAGGGAAAATTCTGGTGGAGTTATTCTAATAAGGAGTTGATTGGTCGATATAGAAATATATTTGTGGTGGAGAACTGGAACTGGTTAGGAGTTGAAAGAAAGGTATCTAATTAGAAAAATAGGTGGAGGACCTTGTAGAGGATAGATAGGCAGCTGAATCCATTCAGATGGAAAGCTTTAATGAGAATGAATCAAGATCTGGGTAATTCATGCCTTTAGGTGAATATAAAATGTTAGTTCTGCAAATATCTGTTGGGTCCGATAAGATCATCCAATTGTGGTGAGAAGACGGTTCGAAGAATCCTTATAACTGGTTCTAGCCATTGGAGAATAGACATAGTAACCTTAGACAAGAAGTCCCCCTGAATCGAACCAGAGACTAGGTTTGGCTTGAATTGAATACACCCTTTTGCTTTGAATCGATGCAGCATCAGAGATGGCCTAAGATTTCCAGTGGTAAGACGTGAAGTGGTAATTTTCGAGAACAAATGGTTAGGATGAGTGGTTCCTCTTCCCTGTTTAGCTTTACAATAAAATATTGTTAGTCATGCACACTTGTGTATTTTCAGGCAGGCCCAGTGGCCTAAAAACATTTATTTCTTCAAGCCTGCCAGATCCATCTAAACTATTTATGGTCAAGGGCTAGCAGGGCCACCCAAATAGAAATAGGCAATATGGAGCTTTTTAGTAGGTCATCGACCGTCATCCTACCAGATGTCCTAAAATTACAAGCACCATTTTTTTCGTATCAAACGAATGTAGAGTCTCATCCATTTTGTGATATCCTAAGTTCATAAGCTAGTTTGTTTTGCTCCTGAAAACATCAAGAATTATGGGGACTTTCAACCTAACCCtttccacatgctatgtggtgcCATTAGTTGTTCGAATCTTACAAGTGAGCTCTCGATTTGCTCTGTGCGCAATGTCTGTGATATAGTTCAGTTCACTGTGAAAACTGGCATTATCTGCTCATGTGGCCTCCTGCATCTGTATCTTCTCTATGAACTTGTTTATGTTCAAGTGTCATGCCTGAGCCTGCAATTCTTTGGTTGTATTTTGTCACACACCCGTTTGCACGCTAATTTCAATTGCTTGTCCGTTCCTTCTTCCATTCCACCACCTGCTTGGCATTCAGTGCCCAGCCACTGCAATTTTTAGGTCAGCATAAAATTTGAGAAAACGGTCCGTCTCTGAATAGTATGATGTACTGGAATTGTGGTATTTCTTGTGACTCGGCCAATTATCTTGATCTACAGCAAAACAGAACTGGCAATTTATATAGTCTGGACATCTTCTAGCTCTCTGCTGCCAGATTTCTTAGAAAAGCTTCTTAGATTGTACATTAACTATATGGTTGTAGCATTGTTGTTGTATACCACTGGGTTTGGGCTCCAGATTTATATGCGGCATCTACATCTCTACATTTCCCAGGTGAGGATGAAGCTTGTCAAAAGCTGGCTTCCTGTCCTGAACGTCTGCAGGGACATCGCCCAACCCATGCACAGCGGATACAAATCGTCAAACTGCCAAGAGCTGGAGGAGACATTCCTCCAGATCATCTCCACCTTGTCTGTCCCAGATGCTCAGGAGCTGCTGCAACAATGCCTTGGGTTCTCGACCCGCAACGTCGACGACTGCCCGCATTTGGTCACAGCCTTCAAGACATGGTTCAGACGCGCTTCCAGGTCTCCGCAAGGCCCACAAGGCGGGGAGGATTGAGAGATGGAGCTGACGGCAACGTTTTTCAAACAGCGCGTGTGCCGTGGGCCGCATTGTACAATCGAACCTGTAATTATTTTTATCTGTAGGCCTCCTCTTCCTCGAATAATCTGGAGTTCGTTTAGCCCAGTGCCGTGTCTTGGTTCTGTATATACTGTATATCCTTGAGCATGCACTAATCTATCCATCAGTCTGAGATACTCTACTTACTGAACTGCCACTGGTTTGTATTTAGCCTTGCTCTTGGTGTCAAACATGAAGGAAGCCAGCGAGTAGATGAGATGTGGGCGATGATGACAGTTTCTCAAGGAAATTACACTGAAATTGCAGAACTGCCACCCCCACCCTTACTGGCCTACTCTAATAAGTACCACGGGAGCCGTCCGAAAATGCCATCCCTGACAGCGAACGGTCGCTGGCTAGTGGCGTCCTTAGAGCAACTTTAATGGAACGACTCATTTCGTCCGCGCTCGTCCATTTGGGTTCGTGCGGACAAAAATGATGACCCAACGTGCGGACCCATTGCTAAAACGCGTCCGCGCCGATCCATTTCCGGCTTAAATTTAAGACTGAAATGGATCGGCGCAGACGCGAAGCGGACGCGCGCGTCCTCTCGGTGTCCGTATGTGTCCGGCCTGACCCACTTGTCACACAGCCATCCAGCCACCTCTGCCTGCTTATTTAATTCGCTGGCACACCTTCATCCACCTTTTCCCATTATTATATTGCTATAGTGTTGTTGTTCATTTGTTTTTTGTTGGGTGCATGCGGTGATCCATTTAAAAAAACAGACATGGACAGGTCGACGGACGAAATGCGAATAAAATCGTCTTCCGTTTGAATCGGCCTGTTCGAGTTGTTCTTATCTTTTTAGGCTTTTGATGATAGGACTTGGTATTGCTTTAAGAGCTTTGCTACAACTACGGACGTTTTACATGATTTCTAAAGACAAAGCTTGGATGGGTTGTTTTAATTGGTAATTAGAAGATGAGGCCGGCCCCACCCTGAGAATCAGGGGGAGATTAGTGAGGGGACAAGAGTTGGTCTGTAACTTTCTGTAAAAACAATCCGTAAGTCTAGCATTTTTGTTGCTTTAAACCGTTTTCACTCTTTGTTTGTTTTGCTAATTTTGGTCCATTGCTGCCCCGTTTCTGTACGCACAGGGTTGTGCCGTTGTTGATCTTCTTCCATGGCGACGTGGTTGATTGTGTAGCCATAGGCCACGCTGCCAGCAACGTAAAGCATGCTTGGGAATGCTTCAAGCCCAAGAAGAGATGCTGGCATTTGCATCTTCACGCACACACTCATATTTGTTACCCCTTCCAGGGGTGGAGCCCATTGGTCCCTTCTCTATCTCATAATATGGAAGCGTTTTTGACACTATACCGAGGAAATAGATCTCTTTATACTAAGATTATGCACCACACGGTCCACCTTAACCCCAACATTGATGAGCATTTAACCATTGGAATCATCCTTCTCTAGTAGTTTTTGACTATGTTGTAAAACAGTAAGTTTGCCTTAATCGAATGTTTGGTCGTGCTTTCGATTTTGTGTTTGAAAGGACCACCTTTCGAGCGCAATTGACAGAAAAATCACCTGCAAGTCAGATTGGCAAAAAAGACCAGCATCGACGTGACGGCAGGCGTGCTAGCCGACATGTGACGCCTGCCGCCACGAGACCATGCGGCAGCCCCTGCCGTCACACATCGAGGCGGCCAACCACCCATCATAGGATTTTCGCCCGCGCCCGAGCGGTGATGAAACGGGGAAACAGACAGGTGGGCCCTGCCGCCATCGGGCAAGGCGGCATGTGGTGCTGTTGCCACCCGACAAACTTTGTTGATTGCCACGCGCATAATCATCACATACGACAAACTTTGTTGATTGCCACGCAGAGTGTCACATTGTGCTAACACTGATTGTTGCGTATTTTCCTCCCTAAAACTTTATCCATTTTGATCCTATTTTTCCGCCATCATATTTGTTATCTCTGTCTATAAAATGAGGCATTGAGCCTCTCTTCATCCATCGTCCAGCGGCCCTTAAAATCGCAATTGCGCTAAGTGTGTTACACTTTCTTTAGTGTGGCATCACATATTCACATTTTTCATCTCTTCTAATGTCCGGTGTAGTCTCGTAGTCTCGTGAAGATGTCTTGTTTTTCTTTTGATCGTAGTTTTCATCCTAGTATGTTCCAATGTCTTTCGCTTTTGCCGATGATTTCAAGAGTGACAATAAAATAGTGTATGGAACAAACTCATCAATAGTGACACCCTACTGTATGAGTTGGaccatgcattaaataggtgcgggtggcctTCAAGGACCTTCGGGGAGAAAGAACTTCCCAGGTTGCGTGAAAGATGAAAGAAGCAAAAGCATAAGAGTGAATCATACATAAAGTATGGAGCAGAACATATCTTTTTATGGAGCGCCGGTAGCAACGACGAAAACGATATCTTTATGCCGAGCACCAAGGCCAAGACTACCGCATCGCCGAAGGGCAAGAGTTCTGCATCGTTGAAGGGCAAGATTTCTGCATTGACGGAGGATAGCGATGATGCCTTCATATAGTTTTTAAATTGTATTTAGCAAGTTCAATCCTACCATTTAATTCAGATGTACTTGTATTATTTGTTTGTACTATCTTATTGTGGGAGCATTATGTTGTATCTAAATATGATGTTGTAGTTGTTGGGCGCAATCGAGAAGACCTTCGGAAGCCTCTTGTTAGAGAGAATAGTGAGGGTGACTTCATATAGTTTCTTAATGGCAATGCATCAGCATTGCGTTGTATCTTTATTTAAGATGTAGTACTTTAATGTCATAATTCATATGCATTTTTATTTCTTCATACTACATAGATGTCTCTTACATACATTAGAAAGTTTGAAACTGACATGGATAGATAGAATAGGTTGCACACATGGATAGACGAATCACCCTAATTGACGACGAGCTGGCCTTTACAGACGACCGAAAGGCGACCAACGACTAGGTGGTTGGTGTGCACGAAGACCAGTTCGTACTGCCCCTTGTCCCCGTGTGTCCGTGGCTCCTGAATAGGTGGTGGAGTCTGTCATCCATTATGAGATGTTGATGCGGAAGGTACGCCGCCGAAAACCTCCCTCTGGATAGCGTACTTCCAGCGTCGCCACGCCGACCAGCTCGCCTCCATCAATGGTGCTCCGGCTCCAAGGGGGCGACACAACTCTGACGGTCGCCGTTAGTGGTGGGGCGTCCCCTGTCGCACGCTCCACGCCGTTTTCGAGCACATCGAGGGTGGCAACGAGCCGCCGCTGGAGTACCCGGCGTCGTCATTCTTGCGCCGAAGAGGAAGCTCGTGGCTGCCGAGGTGAATGGCGGGGTCCTCCTCCCACTCCTCTGGCACAACGACGTCGCTCGCCACCGTGAAGGCCAAGCCCCAGGAGACGTCGGAGCGCTATCGTATCCGTGGAGGCAACCTTGTTATaaacgagagccgccaaccttcagctcCCCGCGGCCACCTTCGCCTCGTCAGGACAAATAAGGAGTCGGTGACGCCGCTGATCATCAAGCAAGAGAACACCGAGATGGCAACGACCTCGATACCGGACTTAAGTGTCCACTCGACGACTACGTCCGGGAGGAGATGGAGCGCAAGCGTCGTGCTGTGGAGAAGATCGCCGCGTGGCGCCGTGATCACGAAGAGGGCGACATCATCGTCCTCTCCGACAGCGACAAAGAGACACCGGCGCAGGCCGCCCCTGTCCGCAGTGGTGAT includes:
- the LOC123447609 gene encoding BTB/POZ domain-containing protein At1g63850-like produces the protein MSLRKRQRSASSSRLSSLSSPASPPRPVSSSSSSPPLSFPNADLLLRLHLDPSADDADADADVKPPAPAASLDLHVSSASLLRSRYFAALLSDRWCPDPSSSPAGRLSLAVPAPPSCPRPFHAHVEVVRLLHTLDFAGTIRSPADALDILPVALQLLFDACVEACIRFLEAVPWSDDEEARVLDLAPLLPADEAAELLARVSLPPAAAPGDAATRSPSEAMLHGLIHSAIHGHPVPAATKAFVAMLLKDYPSRDCVHKVLDEAFLSRLDTVKELLGKYASPDFRIAVDSDEREAIQKLNLHSAVLNVKHLLWLIERMVDMRVADNAVKLWSEQVALAADLQKLLNDADMWRNMAPGLPMLVTRCTLRLAHSVMIGETLVPRQVRMKLVKSWLPVLNVCRDIAQPMHSGYKSSNCQELEETFLQIISTLSVPDAQELLQQCLGFSTRNVDDCPHLVTAFKTWFRRASRSPQGPQGGED